One Armatimonadota bacterium genomic region harbors:
- a CDS encoding enoyl-CoA hydratase family protein: MPLADYRAQHFLWEVDEGVGTVTLNRPARKNALTFETYGELRDLFQMLGRADDVRAVVVCGAGEDFCSGGDVHEIIGPLVRMGAPDLLRFTRMTGAVVCAMLTCPQVIVAAVDGVCAGAGAALAMAADLRLGTARSRIAFLFNRVGLAGCDMGACALLPRIVGQGRAAELLYTGRTMDGEEAARWGFFNRLCEPDDLLPSVRRLAREIAGGPTFAHAMTKRMLYQEWSMGLDEAIEAEAQAQALCMSTQDFRRGYEAFVHRQAPTFRGD; this comes from the coding sequence GTGCCACTCGCCGACTACCGCGCCCAACACTTCCTGTGGGAGGTGGACGAGGGTGTCGGGACGGTGACGCTGAACCGGCCGGCCCGCAAGAACGCGCTGACCTTCGAGACGTACGGGGAGCTGCGCGACCTGTTCCAGATGCTCGGCCGCGCCGACGACGTGCGGGCCGTGGTTGTGTGCGGAGCCGGCGAGGACTTCTGCTCCGGCGGCGACGTGCACGAGATCATCGGACCTCTGGTGCGCATGGGGGCGCCGGACCTTTTGCGCTTCACGCGCATGACCGGCGCGGTCGTTTGTGCGATGCTGACCTGTCCCCAGGTGATCGTCGCAGCGGTGGACGGGGTCTGCGCCGGAGCGGGAGCGGCGCTGGCGATGGCCGCCGACCTGCGCTTGGGGACGGCGCGCAGCCGCATCGCTTTTCTGTTCAACCGTGTCGGTTTGGCCGGGTGCGACATGGGTGCGTGCGCGCTGCTGCCCCGGATCGTAGGGCAGGGCCGGGCCGCCGAGCTGCTGTACACGGGACGCACGATGGACGGCGAGGAGGCCGCGCGCTGGGGCTTCTTCAACCGGCTGTGCGAGCCCGACGACCTGTTGCCGTCGGTGCGGCGTCTGGCGCGCGAGATCGCCGGCGGTCCGACGTTTGCCCACGCGATGACCAAGCGGATGCTGTACCAGGAGTGGTCGATGGGGCTGGACGAGGCGATCGAGGCCGAAGCCCAGGCGCAGGCCCTGTGCATGAGCACTCAGGACTTCCGGCGCGGCTACGAGGCGTTCGTCCACCGGCAGGCGCCGACCTTCCGCGGGGACTGA
- a CDS encoding benzoate-CoA ligase family protein: MVTYEDVPARFNLTRYFLDRHLEEGRQDRTALVCGTRRVTYGELASLANRVGNVLRELGTEPEHRVLLALSDGVEFVATWYAALKIGAVSAEVYTFLTVADYAYYLDYVRPRVVVTDPVTHDRIRDAARQTNFRGRILAVGVEDLRPGEISFDRAVAEAPDELRGEDTAKDDFALWKFTTGTTGRPKAVVHCHYAPYLSFWNYAQEVIRYRPDDVVLPVPKLFFGYARDCTALFPFGVGASGVVFPERSTPERMFELIAAHRPTILVLVPTMIHAMLAHAQAGRADLSCVRLATSAGEALPAELYHRWKAAFGVEVLDGIGSSELYHIYISNRLDDVLPGSVGRPCPGYRAEVRNPEGASLPPGEVGELWVWGETAALLYWKDRGKSVRTFHGNWVRTGDLFSQDEDGRFLYRGRADDLMKVGGIWVAPMEIEACLLTHPLVAECAVVPYTEGGLVLPRAYVVLREPQRASPEVARELQAYVRGRLSPHKFPRDVHFAESLPRTPSGKVDRKQLRSTE; the protein is encoded by the coding sequence ATGGTCACCTACGAGGATGTGCCCGCGCGTTTCAACCTGACCCGCTACTTCCTCGACCGCCACCTCGAGGAAGGACGGCAGGACCGGACCGCGCTCGTCTGCGGCACCCGCCGGGTGACCTACGGCGAGCTGGCGAGCTTGGCCAACCGTGTGGGCAACGTCTTGCGGGAACTGGGCACCGAACCCGAACACCGGGTGCTGCTGGCGCTGTCCGACGGCGTAGAGTTCGTCGCGACCTGGTACGCGGCGCTGAAGATCGGTGCGGTCTCCGCCGAGGTGTACACGTTTTTGACCGTCGCGGATTACGCGTACTACCTGGACTACGTCCGCCCCCGTGTGGTTGTCACGGATCCCGTGACCCACGACCGGATCCGCGACGCGGCGCGCCAGACGAACTTCCGGGGCCGGATCCTGGCGGTGGGCGTGGAAGACCTGCGTCCGGGCGAGATCAGCTTTGACCGCGCGGTGGCCGAAGCACCTGATGAGCTGCGCGGGGAGGACACGGCCAAGGACGACTTCGCCCTGTGGAAGTTCACCACGGGCACGACGGGCCGGCCGAAGGCGGTCGTCCACTGCCACTACGCACCCTATCTCAGCTTCTGGAACTACGCCCAGGAGGTGATCCGCTACAGGCCAGACGACGTGGTGCTGCCGGTGCCGAAGCTGTTCTTCGGGTACGCCCGCGACTGCACGGCGCTGTTTCCGTTCGGCGTGGGCGCATCCGGCGTGGTCTTCCCGGAGCGTTCCACCCCTGAGCGCATGTTCGAGCTGATCGCCGCGCACCGCCCGACGATCCTCGTGCTGGTGCCGACGATGATCCACGCGATGCTCGCGCACGCCCAGGCCGGGCGGGCCGACCTGTCGTGCGTGCGCTTGGCGACCTCTGCGGGCGAGGCGTTGCCCGCGGAGCTGTATCACCGGTGGAAGGCCGCCTTCGGGGTCGAGGTGCTGGACGGCATCGGGTCGTCGGAGCTGTACCACATCTACATTTCGAACCGGCTCGACGACGTGCTCCCGGGCAGCGTCGGGCGTCCGTGTCCCGGATACCGCGCCGAGGTCCGCAACCCGGAGGGCGCCTCCCTGCCCCCGGGCGAGGTCGGGGAGCTGTGGGTGTGGGGCGAGACCGCGGCGCTGCTGTACTGGAAGGATCGCGGCAAGTCCGTGCGCACCTTCCACGGCAACTGGGTGCGCACCGGCGACCTGTTCTCGCAGGACGAAGACGGCCGCTTCTTGTACCGGGGCCGAGCGGACGACCTGATGAAGGTGGGCGGCATCTGGGTCGCGCCGATGGAGATCGAGGCCTGCCTGCTCACGCATCCGCTGGTCGCCGAGTGTGCGGTCGTGCCCTATACAGAAGGCGGGCTGGTCCTGCCGCGCGCGTACGTCGTACTGCGGGAGCCACAGCGCGCCTCGCCGGAGGTCGCGCGTGAGCTGCAGGCGTACGTGCGGGGACGCCTCAGCCCGCACAAGTTCCCGCGGGACGTCCATTTCGCTGAATCGCTCCCGCGCACACCGTCGGGCAAGGTCGACCGCAAGCAACTGCGGAGCACCGAATGA
- a CDS encoding creatininase family protein, translating to MEFADLRWPDVDALLRSGRAPVLLLPLGAVEPHGPHAPLSTDLLISVGTCRRAADRLADDPDVRLLVLPPVPYGVTRYAAGFSGAVGFSEQTLHGVLVGICTSLLGQGFRYVVVVNNHFEPEHVRTIHRALDEVESTTGCVVGFCDLTRSARARRLTEEFRSGACHGGQYETSLVLAERPDLVDVQTMRSLPAVPVSLVEAIGRGVREFRAMGLDRAYCGSPAHATAEEGEATFAILAEMLVETVRALTRGTGGRDRPGRFGG from the coding sequence ATGGAGTTCGCCGACCTGCGCTGGCCGGACGTCGACGCGCTCCTGCGTAGCGGGCGGGCGCCGGTCTTGCTCCTCCCGCTCGGCGCGGTCGAGCCGCACGGGCCGCACGCGCCGCTGTCCACCGACCTGCTGATCTCCGTGGGGACGTGCCGCCGCGCCGCCGATCGCCTCGCCGACGATCCCGACGTACGGCTGTTGGTGTTGCCGCCCGTCCCCTACGGTGTGACACGGTACGCGGCGGGCTTTTCCGGTGCGGTCGGGTTTTCCGAGCAGACGCTGCACGGCGTGCTCGTGGGGATCTGCACATCCCTGCTGGGGCAGGGCTTCCGGTACGTCGTCGTCGTCAACAACCACTTCGAGCCCGAGCACGTACGGACGATCCACCGAGCCCTGGACGAGGTCGAGTCCACCACGGGTTGCGTCGTCGGGTTCTGCGACCTGACCCGCAGCGCCCGAGCGCGCCGACTGACCGAAGAGTTCCGCAGCGGTGCCTGCCACGGAGGCCAGTACGAGACGTCGCTGGTGCTCGCCGAACGCCCGGATCTGGTCGACGTGCAGACGATGCGGTCGCTGCCGGCCGTACCCGTCAGCCTCGTCGAGGCGATCGGTCGCGGCGTGCGCGAGTTCCGGGCGATGGGCCTGGACCGGGCCTACTGTGGATCGCCGGCACACGCGACCGCCGAAGAAGGGGAAGCCACCTTCGCGATCCTTGCCGAGATGCTCGTCGAGACGGTCCGCGCGCTCACGCGGGGGACCGGCGGCCGGGACCGGCCCGGCCGCTTCGGCGGCTAG
- a CDS encoding tryptophan 2,3-dioxygenase family protein gives MQAPAKPLTYGRYIRTAELLRLQQRLSDAHDELQFIVVHQVFELWFRLMIFELESVRGALVRGDLPTAARLLRRATEIARALLVGFDVIETMRPWDFLEFRSQLKPASGFQSRQFREIEFLSGAKDPRYLASFEREPEDLAALRRRLGEPTVWDAFIELLRGRGLPTDDDAQIRQTLIRIHKDPSLADLYELSEAMIAYDEMFALWRRRHVLMVERMIGARPGTGQADVQKTIGEQASDEPAYFTGVGYLHETLSKKFFPLLWETRTFVERDA, from the coding sequence ATGCAGGCGCCGGCCAAGCCCCTTACGTACGGCAGGTACATCCGCACCGCAGAGCTGCTGCGTCTGCAGCAGCGCCTGAGCGACGCGCACGACGAGCTGCAGTTCATCGTCGTCCACCAGGTGTTCGAACTCTGGTTCCGGCTGATGATCTTCGAGCTCGAGAGCGTGCGGGGCGCGCTGGTGCGCGGCGACCTCCCGACCGCCGCCCGCCTGCTGCGGCGGGCCACGGAGATCGCCCGCGCGCTGCTCGTCGGGTTCGACGTCATCGAGACGATGCGCCCGTGGGACTTTCTGGAGTTCCGCTCGCAGCTCAAGCCCGCCAGCGGGTTCCAGAGCCGGCAGTTCCGCGAGATCGAGTTCCTGTCGGGAGCCAAGGACCCGCGCTACCTCGCAAGCTTCGAGCGGGAGCCCGAAGACCTGGCGGCGCTGCGGCGGCGGCTGGGAGAACCGACCGTCTGGGACGCGTTCATCGAGTTGCTGCGCGGCCGCGGGCTTCCGACCGACGACGACGCGCAGATCCGTCAGACGCTCATCCGGATCCACAAGGATCCGTCGCTTGCGGATCTGTACGAGCTGTCCGAAGCGATGATCGCCTACGACGAGATGTTCGCGCTGTGGCGGCGCCGCCACGTCCTGATGGTCGAGCGCATGATCGGAGCGCGTCCCGGGACCGGACAGGCCGACGTGCAGAAGACGATCGGCGAGCAGGCCTCCGACGAGCCGGCGTACTTCACCGGGGTCGGATACCTGCACGAGACCCTCTCGAAGAAGTTCTTCCCGCTGCTGTGGGAAACCAGGACGTTCGTGGAGCGTGACGCATGA
- a CDS encoding SDR family oxidoreductase produces MDLRGRVAFVTGGGRGVGRACAAEIARAGAAVALAARSADQIGRAAAEVEASGGRAIGVVCDVTDRRQVEAAVARTREELGPVTVLVAAAGIARGMPFSETTDADWEEHLRTNATGAFYAIRAVLPDMLDAGWGRIVAVASVASKAASRYTAAYTASKHALLGLIRSVAIEYTDRGITANAVCPGYLATDMTFRNIERISARSGRPPEEVRRILERFSPQRRLFTAEEVASLVAFLCSDAARGINGQGLVLDGGAVMS; encoded by the coding sequence ATGGATCTTCGGGGACGCGTGGCATTCGTCACCGGCGGCGGGCGGGGCGTGGGCCGGGCCTGCGCGGCAGAGATCGCGCGCGCTGGCGCCGCGGTGGCCCTCGCCGCCCGCAGCGCGGACCAGATCGGTCGGGCGGCGGCGGAGGTCGAAGCCAGCGGAGGACGGGCGATCGGTGTGGTCTGCGACGTGACGGATCGGCGACAGGTCGAAGCAGCGGTGGCGCGGACGCGGGAGGAACTCGGCCCGGTCACGGTGCTGGTCGCCGCCGCCGGAATCGCCCGAGGCATGCCGTTTTCGGAGACCACCGACGCGGACTGGGAGGAGCACCTGCGCACCAACGCCACCGGCGCTTTCTACGCGATCCGCGCCGTGCTGCCCGACATGCTGGACGCCGGCTGGGGGCGCATCGTCGCGGTGGCCTCGGTGGCCTCGAAGGCCGCCTCCCGCTACACCGCCGCCTACACCGCCTCCAAGCACGCGCTGCTGGGCCTGATCCGGTCGGTGGCGATCGAGTACACCGACCGGGGAATCACGGCCAACGCGGTGTGCCCCGGATATCTGGCCACCGACATGACCTTCCGCAACATCGAGCGGATCAGCGCCCGCAGCGGACGCCCGCCCGAGGAGGTTCGCAGGATCCTCGAACGGTTCAGCCCCCAGCGGCGCCTGTTCACCGCCGAGGAGGTGGCCTCGCTCGTGGCGTTCCTGTGCAGCGACGCTGCACGGGGCATCAACGGACAGGGGTTGGTGCTGGACGGCGGGGCGGTAATGTCGTAG
- a CDS encoding MarR family transcriptional regulator, translating to MAVSEASDLESRLHTDDHRAVRLWLRLLTCTNLITAEIRRRLRRRFGTTLPRFDLLAQLERNPRGLRMGELSRRMMVTTGNVTALVDRLEAEGWIRRRADPQDRRSVLVHLTPAGRRAFARMARTHEAWIVELFSDLSGEDIETLHALLGRLKQSVRKREAAH from the coding sequence GTGGCGGTCTCCGAAGCATCCGACCTGGAAAGCCGCCTCCACACGGACGACCACCGGGCGGTCCGGCTGTGGCTGCGCCTGCTCACGTGCACCAACCTCATCACCGCCGAGATCCGCCGCCGGCTGCGCCGCCGGTTCGGGACCACGCTGCCGCGCTTCGACCTGTTGGCGCAGCTGGAGCGCAACCCCCGCGGGCTGCGCATGGGCGAGCTGTCGCGGCGCATGATGGTCACCACCGGGAACGTGACGGCCCTCGTCGACCGCCTCGAGGCGGAGGGCTGGATCCGACGCCGCGCCGACCCCCAGGACCGGCGCTCCGTCCTCGTGCACCTGACGCCGGCCGGCCGGAGGGCGTTCGCACGCATGGCGCGGACGCACGAGGCGTGGATCGTTGAACTCTTCTCCGACCTGTCAGGGGAGGACATCGAGACGCTGCACGCGCTGCTGGGGCGGCTCAAGCAGAGCGTGCGGAAGAGGGAGGCGGCACATTGA
- a CDS encoding acyl-CoA dehydrogenase family protein, translating into MRLLDLPLFEDRHRELERALERWSSAHLRPFEEADPDEACRGLVRAMGQAGWLRHAVAGREYGGAADELDVRAICLIRHVLARHRGLADFAFAMQGLGSGPITLFGSPDQKRRYLPRVAEGQAIAAFALSEPDAGSDAAALRCRAVPHGEGYRLEGQKTWISNGGIADFYVVFARTDDGPGSAGITAFVVDADAPGLEISERIEVIAPHPLATLTFSSCEVCGRQVIGAPGQGFRIAMATLDVFRSSVAAAAVGFAERALQEAVARATSRVLFGQRLADFQLTRARLAEMATQLEASALLTYRAAWMADRGRRVTREAAMAKAFSTESAQRIIDAAVQIHGGLGVRRGQVVESLYREIRALRIYEGATELLQLVVGRELLREREEGS; encoded by the coding sequence ATGCGCCTGCTGGACCTTCCCCTGTTCGAGGACCGCCACCGCGAGCTGGAGCGCGCGCTGGAGCGGTGGTCTTCGGCGCATCTCCGTCCCTTTGAGGAAGCCGACCCGGACGAGGCGTGCCGCGGGCTGGTGCGCGCGATGGGACAGGCAGGATGGCTGCGCCACGCCGTCGCCGGACGGGAGTACGGAGGGGCTGCGGACGAACTGGACGTGCGCGCGATCTGCCTGATCCGACACGTCCTCGCACGGCACCGGGGCCTGGCGGACTTCGCGTTCGCGATGCAGGGGCTGGGATCCGGGCCGATCACGCTGTTCGGCAGCCCCGACCAGAAGCGCCGCTACCTCCCGCGCGTGGCGGAGGGTCAGGCGATCGCGGCGTTCGCTCTGTCGGAGCCCGACGCAGGATCCGACGCCGCGGCGCTGCGATGCCGTGCGGTTCCGCACGGCGAAGGGTACCGGCTGGAGGGGCAGAAGACCTGGATCTCCAACGGCGGCATCGCCGACTTCTACGTCGTCTTCGCCCGGACCGACGACGGGCCGGGGTCCGCGGGGATCACCGCGTTTGTCGTGGACGCGGACGCGCCGGGCTTGGAGATTTCCGAACGCATCGAGGTCATCGCCCCGCACCCCCTGGCGACCCTGACGTTTTCGAGCTGCGAGGTCTGCGGTCGCCAGGTCATCGGCGCGCCGGGCCAGGGCTTCCGGATCGCCATGGCCACGCTGGACGTGTTCCGCTCGTCCGTGGCCGCCGCCGCCGTCGGGTTTGCCGAGCGCGCGCTGCAGGAGGCGGTCGCGCGGGCGACTTCTCGGGTCCTGTTCGGGCAGCGGCTCGCGGACTTCCAGCTCACGCGCGCCCGGCTGGCGGAGATGGCGACGCAGCTGGAGGCTTCCGCACTGCTGACCTACCGCGCCGCATGGATGGCTGATCGCGGCCGGCGCGTCACGCGCGAGGCGGCGATGGCCAAGGCGTTCAGCACGGAGAGCGCCCAACGGATCATCGACGCCGCCGTCCAGATCCACGGCGGCTTGGGCGTCCGGCGGGGCCAGGTCGTGGAGTCACTGTACCGGGAGATCCGCGCCCTGCGCATCTACGAGGGGGCGACCGAGCTGCTGCAGCTGGTGGTCGGCCGCGAGCTCCTGCGGGAACGAGAGGAGGGATCGTGA
- a CDS encoding LLM class flavin-dependent oxidoreductase — MSIRIGIGLPSGVPEVRGEVIMRWALRAEQGPFASLGVIDRLAYDSYDPLIALAAAAGATQRLKLVTAILVGPLRNTALLAKAIASLDQLSGGRLVVGLAVGAREEDYDAAGVDHRGRGARLSEQLRRLRQIWEEGRIGPPPARAGGPPFLVGGFSDEAFARAARYADGYFHGGGPPRAFARAAQAARAAWVDAGRPGRPQLWGQGYFALGDDAIEQAVRYMRDYYAFTGPFVEKIVEQLLTTPQRIVQFVEGYAEAGCDELVLLPAVGDLDQIDRLAEALP, encoded by the coding sequence GTGAGCATCCGAATCGGCATCGGGCTCCCCAGCGGCGTCCCGGAGGTGAGGGGCGAGGTGATCATGCGCTGGGCGCTTCGCGCCGAGCAGGGGCCCTTCGCGAGCCTCGGCGTGATCGACCGTCTGGCCTACGACAGCTACGATCCGCTGATCGCGCTGGCCGCGGCGGCCGGTGCGACGCAGCGTCTGAAGCTGGTCACCGCGATCCTCGTCGGACCGCTGCGCAACACTGCCCTGCTGGCGAAGGCGATTGCCTCGCTCGATCAACTGTCGGGCGGGCGGCTGGTCGTCGGGTTGGCGGTGGGCGCCCGGGAGGAGGACTACGACGCCGCCGGTGTCGACCACCGCGGACGGGGCGCGCGGCTTTCCGAGCAGCTGCGCCGGCTGCGGCAGATCTGGGAAGAGGGCAGGATCGGTCCTCCGCCCGCCCGAGCCGGGGGGCCGCCGTTCCTCGTGGGTGGGTTCAGCGACGAGGCCTTCGCGCGGGCCGCCCGCTACGCCGACGGCTACTTCCACGGCGGCGGCCCACCCCGCGCGTTCGCGCGCGCCGCCCAGGCCGCCCGCGCCGCATGGGTCGACGCCGGCCGGCCGGGACGCCCGCAGCTGTGGGGGCAGGGCTACTTCGCCCTCGGCGACGACGCCATCGAGCAGGCCGTCCGCTACATGCGGGACTACTACGCGTTCACCGGCCCGTTCGTCGAGAAGATCGTCGAGCAGTTGCTGACCACGCCGCAGAGGATTGTCCAGTTCGTGGAAGGCTACGCCGAGGCGGGGTGCGACGAACTCGTCCTCTTGCCGGCTGTGGGAGACCTCGACCAGATCGACCGGCTCGCAGAGGCGCTGCCTTGA
- a CDS encoding aminotransferase class V-fold PLP-dependent enzyme, translating into MTDSLLRWRSEFPILAHTTYLVSHSMGAMPRSATDWLARYGREWSEQGVAAWERWEPYVREHADRIGTLIGAPAGTVALHQNVSTLFGILLSGLVQPGGRTKVVATDLNFPTLLYALQMHEDLGLRLHRIPSPDGITIPLEAWEDAVDDRTLAVVVDHGIFRSGALQDVAAITQIAHRHGAWSIVDAYQTVGCVPVDVRAWGADAVLGGSHKWLCGGPGAAWLYVQSDRLASVRPRMVGWFSHRDPFAFDLRMEFAADAMRFATGTPGIPGLFAARAGLEIVLEVGAEAIRQKSVRFTQRIIDLADEYGLRVNTPREASARGGLVVVDFPGAEAATRELARRNVLVDHRPRAGIRISGHFYTADEEIDHAFDVLREFARRSA; encoded by the coding sequence ATGACCGATTCCCTGCTGCGCTGGCGGAGCGAGTTCCCCATCCTCGCGCACACCACCTATTTGGTGTCGCACTCGATGGGTGCGATGCCGCGTTCGGCGACCGACTGGCTGGCCCGCTACGGCAGGGAGTGGAGCGAGCAGGGCGTGGCGGCGTGGGAACGGTGGGAGCCCTACGTGCGCGAGCACGCAGACCGGATCGGCACGCTGATCGGTGCGCCTGCGGGCACCGTCGCGCTGCACCAGAACGTCTCGACCCTGTTCGGCATTTTGCTCAGCGGCCTCGTGCAGCCGGGCGGTCGCACGAAGGTGGTCGCCACCGACCTGAACTTCCCCACCCTGCTCTATGCCCTGCAGATGCACGAAGACCTGGGGCTGCGCCTCCACCGCATCCCCAGCCCCGACGGCATCACGATTCCCCTGGAAGCCTGGGAGGATGCGGTTGACGACCGGACGCTGGCGGTGGTCGTCGACCACGGGATCTTCCGGTCGGGCGCCCTGCAGGACGTGGCAGCAATCACTCAGATCGCGCACCGCCACGGGGCGTGGTCGATCGTGGACGCCTATCAGACCGTCGGCTGCGTGCCCGTGGATGTGCGGGCGTGGGGCGCGGACGCCGTACTGGGGGGTTCGCACAAGTGGCTGTGCGGAGGGCCCGGCGCCGCCTGGCTGTACGTGCAGTCGGACCGGTTGGCCTCCGTGCGGCCCCGGATGGTGGGATGGTTCAGCCACCGCGATCCGTTCGCATTCGACCTGCGCATGGAGTTCGCCGCCGACGCCATGCGCTTTGCGACCGGCACGCCCGGGATCCCGGGCCTGTTCGCGGCGCGGGCCGGGCTGGAGATCGTGCTGGAAGTGGGTGCCGAGGCGATCCGGCAGAAGTCTGTGCGCTTCACCCAACGGATCATCGACCTGGCGGACGAGTACGGACTGCGCGTGAACACACCCCGCGAGGCATCAGCCAGGGGTGGCCTCGTCGTCGTCGACTTCCCCGGAGCCGAGGCGGCGACCCGGGAACTGGCGCGACGCAACGTCCTCGTCGACCACCGGCCCAGAGCCGGCATCCGCATCTCCGGACACTTCTACACCGCCGACGAGGAAATCGACCACGCGTTCGACGTGCTGCGGGAGTTCGCACGCCGCTCCGCGTGA
- a CDS encoding FAD-dependent monooxygenase → MRVAIVGGGPAGLYLALLLKKADRSREITVFERNPPDATYGWGVVFSDRTLAEFREADYRTYREITDRFVLWDAIDVWVHGERVRCGGHVFAGIARTALLGILQRRCADLGVRLVFRAEVTQPSDLPPHDVLVGADGVHSIVRSWYEDAFRPTIAYGRARYVWLGTRRTLGAFTFAFRPTEWGLFQAHAYPYDGRTSTFIVECAETTWRRAGLQEADEEQTLRRCEAIFGDVLRGEPLLSNNSRWIRFPTLRAHAWHFGNVVLLGDAAHTAHFSIGSGTKLAMEDAIVLANAFEAHRDVEAALRTYEGERRPIVEAFQRAAAQSQRAFETTDRTIRLDPMRFAFHLLTRSGRISYDDLRLRDPAFVDRVDGHLARERDRLRLPPPPAHLPFTVCGLRLDNRVVLRPAAACGATDGVPASSHRDALARLASRGAGLVLTEIVAVLPEGRITPEDAGLYRPEHAAGWAAIVGAVHAEGARVGAVLGHAGRRGATRPRRFGVDVPLRQPWTLLAPSPVPYLPESPVPKEMTEADMDAVRAAYVRAARMAREAGFDLLHLHFGCGYLLASFLSPLTNRRTDAYGGTLENRLRFPLEVFAAVRGEWSGPVGVALPASDRARRGIGEADALAIAQAFRDAGCDLVEVTAGQTVSDDDPTYGPGFLVPFADAVRNGVGVAVLVAGGLASIGDVNTLVASGRADLCVLEPWD, encoded by the coding sequence TTGAGGGTCGCCATCGTTGGCGGCGGACCCGCCGGCCTGTACCTCGCCCTGCTGCTGAAGAAGGCCGACCGCAGCCGCGAGATCACAGTCTTCGAGCGTAACCCGCCCGATGCGACCTACGGGTGGGGCGTGGTGTTCAGCGATCGCACGCTCGCCGAGTTCCGGGAGGCCGACTACCGGACCTATCGGGAGATCACCGACCGGTTCGTCCTGTGGGACGCGATCGACGTCTGGGTCCACGGCGAGCGGGTGCGTTGCGGCGGGCACGTCTTCGCGGGCATCGCACGCACGGCGCTGCTGGGCATCCTGCAGCGCCGCTGCGCGGACCTCGGCGTGCGGCTCGTCTTCCGCGCCGAGGTCACCCAACCATCCGACCTGCCGCCGCATGACGTGCTCGTGGGCGCCGACGGTGTCCACAGCATCGTGCGCTCGTGGTACGAGGACGCCTTCCGGCCGACGATCGCGTACGGGCGCGCCCGGTACGTGTGGCTCGGGACGCGCCGCACGCTGGGGGCGTTCACGTTCGCGTTCCGCCCGACCGAGTGGGGGCTGTTCCAGGCCCACGCCTATCCGTACGACGGCCGCACGAGCACGTTCATCGTCGAGTGCGCCGAGACGACGTGGCGTCGGGCAGGCCTGCAGGAAGCCGACGAAGAGCAGACGCTGCGCCGATGCGAGGCCATCTTCGGGGACGTGCTGCGCGGGGAGCCACTGCTGTCGAACAACTCGCGGTGGATCCGCTTCCCCACCCTTCGTGCGCACGCCTGGCACTTTGGCAACGTGGTCTTGCTGGGCGATGCTGCCCACACCGCGCACTTCTCGATCGGTTCCGGTACCAAACTCGCGATGGAGGACGCGATCGTGCTCGCCAACGCCTTCGAGGCGCACCGGGACGTCGAGGCGGCGCTGCGCACCTACGAGGGCGAACGCCGGCCGATCGTCGAAGCGTTCCAGCGCGCCGCCGCGCAGAGCCAGCGGGCGTTCGAGACCACGGACCGCACGATCCGGCTGGACCCGATGCGGTTCGCGTTCCACCTGCTCACCCGAAGCGGCCGCATCTCTTACGACGATCTGCGGCTACGCGACCCGGCGTTCGTCGACCGCGTCGACGGGCACCTCGCGCGCGAACGGGACCGGCTGCGCCTGCCGCCCCCGCCCGCCCACCTCCCCTTCACCGTGTGCGGGCTGCGCCTGGACAACCGCGTCGTCCTGCGACCGGCGGCCGCGTGCGGCGCGACCGACGGCGTGCCAGCCAGTTCGCACCGGGATGCGCTGGCCCGACTCGCCTCGAGGGGGGCGGGGCTGGTGCTGACCGAGATCGTCGCGGTCCTGCCCGAAGGGCGCATCACGCCCGAAGACGCCGGGCTGTACCGACCGGAGCACGCGGCGGGTTGGGCAGCCATAGTCGGGGCGGTGCACGCGGAGGGGGCGAGGGTGGGCGCGGTCCTCGGACACGCCGGGCGCCGGGGCGCCACGCGGCCGCGCCGCTTCGGTGTGGACGTCCCCCTCCGCCAACCCTGGACCCTGCTGGCGCCCAGCCCCGTCCCGTACCTGCCCGAAAGCCCCGTCCCCAAGGAGATGACCGAAGCGGACATGGACGCGGTGCGGGCGGCCTACGTGCGGGCTGCCCGGATGGCGCGCGAGGCCGGCTTCGACCTGCTGCACCTGCACTTCGGATGCGGCTACCTGCTGGCGAGTTTCCTGTCTCCCCTGACGAACCGGCGCACCGACGCCTACGGCGGGACGCTCGAGAACCGTCTGCGGTTTCCGCTCGAGGTGTTCGCCGCGGTGCGCGGGGAGTGGTCGGGGCCCGTGGGGGTGGCCCTGCCCGCGTCGGACCGAGCGCGCCGCGGCATCGGCGAGGCCGACGCGCTGGCGATCGCCCAGGCGTTCAGGGACGCCGGATGCGATCTGGTCGAGGTCACCGCCGGCCAGACGGTCTCCGACGACGACCCGACCTATGGGCCGGGCTTTTTGGTGCCCTTCGCCGACGCGGTACGCAACGGGGTCGGTGTCGCGGTGCTCGTCGCGGGCGGCCTGGCCTCGATCGGCGACGTCAACACGCTGGTGGCCTCCGGCCGCGCCGATCTGTGCGTCCTGGAGCCGTGGGACTAG